A single window of Maylandia zebra isolate NMK-2024a linkage group LG2, Mzebra_GT3a, whole genome shotgun sequence DNA harbors:
- the smad5 gene encoding mothers against decapentaplegic homolog 5 isoform X2, translating to MTSMSSLFSFTSPTVRRLLGWKQGDEEEKWAEKAVDALVKKLKKKKGAMEDLEKALSCPGQPSKCVTIPRSLDGRLQVSHRKGLPHVIYCRVWRWPDLQSHHELKPLDICEYPFGSKQKEVCINPYHYKRVESPVLPPVLVPRHSEFNPQHSLLVQFRNLTHNEPHMPLNATYPESFQQPHNGGGSSGGGGGGGSSFSISPNSPYPPSPASSGTYPNSPASSGPSSPFQLPADTPPPAYMPPDEPIGQEPQSMETNSSLVPQSIARDVQPVEYEEPSHWCSIVYYELNNRVGEAYHASSTSVLVDGFTDPSNNKNRFCLGLLSNVNRNSTIENTRRHIGKGVHLYYVGGEVYAECLSDTSIFVQSRNCNYHHGFHPTTVCKIPSGCSLKIFNNQEFAQLLAQSVNHGFEAVYELTKMCTIRMSFVKGWGAEYHRQDVTSTPCWIEVHLHGPLQWLDKVLTQMGSPLNPISSVS from the exons ATGACTTCCATGTCTAGTTTGTTCTCCTTCACAAGTCCGACAGTCAGGCGCCTGCTCGGCTGGAAACAGGGAGACGAGGAAGAGAAATGGGCAGAAAAGGCAGTTGATGCACTTGTGAAAAagttgaagaagaagaagggtgCCATGGAAGACCTGGAGAAAGCGCTGAGCTGCCCTGGACAGCCCAGCAAGTGTGTTACCATTCCAAGATCACTGGACGGCCGGCTGCAGGTTTCCCACAGGAAGGGTCTTCCTCATGTTATCTACTGCAGAGTGTGGCGCTGGCCGGATCTACAGTCCCACCATGAGCTCAAGCCTCTGGACATTTGCGAGTATCCgtttggctccaaacagaaggaGGTGTGCATAAACCCATATCACTACAAGAGAGTGGAGAGCCCTG TGCTTCCTCCTGTCCTGGTACCACGGCACAGCGAGTTCAACCCACAGCACAGCTTGCTGGTACAGTTCCGTAACCTCACCCACAACGAGCCACACATGCCCCTGAATGCCACCTATCCAGAGTCCTTCCAACAGCCGCACAATGGGGGTGGCAGcagtggaggaggtggaggtggcggCAGCTCTTTTTCCATTTCTCCCAACTCTCCATATCCTCCTTCTCCAGCCAGCTCTGGTACTTATCCAAACTCTCCTGCCAGTTCGGGGCCCTCAAGTCCATTCCAACTCCCAG CTGACACCCCACCACCAGCCTACATGCCCCCTGATGAGCCGATCGGCCAGGAGCCCCAGTCCATGGAAACGAACAGCAGCCTGGTACCGCAGAGCATTGCCAGAG ATGTGCAGCCAGTGGAGTATGAGGAGCCCAGTCACTGGTGCTCTATTGTCTACTATGAACTTAACAATCGTGTCGGAGAGGCTTACCACGCTTCATCCACCAGTGTGCTCGTGGATGGCTTCACTGACCcctcaaacaacaaaaaccgCTTCTGCCTCGGACTGCTGTCCAACGTCAACCGCAACTCCACAATTGAGAACACCCGCAGACACATTGGCAAAG GAGTGCACCTGTACTATGTGGGAGGGGAGGTGTATGCAGAGTGCCTCAGCGACACCAGCATTTTTGTTCAGAGTCGTAACTGTAATTACCACCACGGCTTCCACCCTACCACTGTGTGCAAGATCCCCAGTGGATGTAGCCTGAAGATTTTCAACAACCAAGAGTTTGCTCAACTTCTGGCTCAGTCGGTTAACCATGGCTTTGAGGCCGTCTATGAGCTTACCAAGATGTGTACAATTAGGATGAGCTTTGTCAAG GGCTGGGGAGCAGAGTATCATCGACAGGATGTCACCAGCACCCCCTGCTGGATCGAAGTGCACCTGCACGGGCCGCTTCAGTGGCTAGACAAAGTGCTAACACAAATGGGTTCTCCTCTCAACCCAATCTCTTCTGTGTCCTAA
- the smad5 gene encoding mothers against decapentaplegic homolog 5 isoform X1 yields MTSMSSLFSFTSPTVRRLLGWKQGDEEEKWAEKAVDALVKKLKKKKGAMEDLEKALSCPGQPSKCVTIPRSLDGRLQVSHRKGLPHVIYCRVWRWPDLQSHHELKPLDICEYPFGSKQKEVCINPYHYKRVESPVLPPVLVPRHSEFNPQHSLLVQFRNLTHNEPHMPLNATYPESFQQPHNGGGSSGGGGGGGSSFSISPNSPYPPSPASSGTYPNSPASSGPSSPFQLPADTPPPAYMPPDEPIGQEPQSMETNSSLVPQSIARGDVQPVEYEEPSHWCSIVYYELNNRVGEAYHASSTSVLVDGFTDPSNNKNRFCLGLLSNVNRNSTIENTRRHIGKGVHLYYVGGEVYAECLSDTSIFVQSRNCNYHHGFHPTTVCKIPSGCSLKIFNNQEFAQLLAQSVNHGFEAVYELTKMCTIRMSFVKGWGAEYHRQDVTSTPCWIEVHLHGPLQWLDKVLTQMGSPLNPISSVS; encoded by the exons ATGACTTCCATGTCTAGTTTGTTCTCCTTCACAAGTCCGACAGTCAGGCGCCTGCTCGGCTGGAAACAGGGAGACGAGGAAGAGAAATGGGCAGAAAAGGCAGTTGATGCACTTGTGAAAAagttgaagaagaagaagggtgCCATGGAAGACCTGGAGAAAGCGCTGAGCTGCCCTGGACAGCCCAGCAAGTGTGTTACCATTCCAAGATCACTGGACGGCCGGCTGCAGGTTTCCCACAGGAAGGGTCTTCCTCATGTTATCTACTGCAGAGTGTGGCGCTGGCCGGATCTACAGTCCCACCATGAGCTCAAGCCTCTGGACATTTGCGAGTATCCgtttggctccaaacagaaggaGGTGTGCATAAACCCATATCACTACAAGAGAGTGGAGAGCCCTG TGCTTCCTCCTGTCCTGGTACCACGGCACAGCGAGTTCAACCCACAGCACAGCTTGCTGGTACAGTTCCGTAACCTCACCCACAACGAGCCACACATGCCCCTGAATGCCACCTATCCAGAGTCCTTCCAACAGCCGCACAATGGGGGTGGCAGcagtggaggaggtggaggtggcggCAGCTCTTTTTCCATTTCTCCCAACTCTCCATATCCTCCTTCTCCAGCCAGCTCTGGTACTTATCCAAACTCTCCTGCCAGTTCGGGGCCCTCAAGTCCATTCCAACTCCCAG CTGACACCCCACCACCAGCCTACATGCCCCCTGATGAGCCGATCGGCCAGGAGCCCCAGTCCATGGAAACGAACAGCAGCCTGGTACCGCAGAGCATTGCCAGAGGTG ATGTGCAGCCAGTGGAGTATGAGGAGCCCAGTCACTGGTGCTCTATTGTCTACTATGAACTTAACAATCGTGTCGGAGAGGCTTACCACGCTTCATCCACCAGTGTGCTCGTGGATGGCTTCACTGACCcctcaaacaacaaaaaccgCTTCTGCCTCGGACTGCTGTCCAACGTCAACCGCAACTCCACAATTGAGAACACCCGCAGACACATTGGCAAAG GAGTGCACCTGTACTATGTGGGAGGGGAGGTGTATGCAGAGTGCCTCAGCGACACCAGCATTTTTGTTCAGAGTCGTAACTGTAATTACCACCACGGCTTCCACCCTACCACTGTGTGCAAGATCCCCAGTGGATGTAGCCTGAAGATTTTCAACAACCAAGAGTTTGCTCAACTTCTGGCTCAGTCGGTTAACCATGGCTTTGAGGCCGTCTATGAGCTTACCAAGATGTGTACAATTAGGATGAGCTTTGTCAAG GGCTGGGGAGCAGAGTATCATCGACAGGATGTCACCAGCACCCCCTGCTGGATCGAAGTGCACCTGCACGGGCCGCTTCAGTGGCTAGACAAAGTGCTAACACAAATGGGTTCTCCTCTCAACCCAATCTCTTCTGTGTCCTAA